The following are from one region of the Salvia splendens isolate huo1 chromosome 2, SspV2, whole genome shotgun sequence genome:
- the LOC121792875 gene encoding somatic embryogenesis receptor kinase 1-like isoform X3, whose amino-acid sequence MMKKLMERWSVVWLFLLVVHVSANMESDALQSLKTSLQDPNNELRTWDSTHVNPCTWFHVTCNDDSIVNRLDLGNSALSGELVPELGVLKNLKYLALYNNNISGAVPDELGDLTNLESLDLYMNSFTGPIPETLGQLSKLRFLRLNKNNFSGTIPMSLTNLSSLQVLDLSNNQLSGVVPDNGSFSLFTPISFENNLNLCGPVIGQPCPGSPPFSPPPPIIPPSRADEDPEVHLGQLKRFSLRELQAATDNFSKENLLGTGGFAKVYKGSLLDGSLVAVKRLNDARTSGGELQFQSEVKMISLAMHRNLLRLYGFCMSPTERLLVYPYMENGSVASCLRTDCQVNEPPRPPLDWQTRKHIALGSARGLSYLHENCEQKIIHRDVKAANILLDMDLEAVVGDFGMAKLMNYKDTHVITSVCGTMGHIAPEYLATGKSSEKTDVYGYGIMLLELITGQKAFDLARYAKDDDALLLDWVKGLLKEKKFKMIVDP is encoded by the exons ATGATGAAGAAGTTGATGGAGAGATGGAGTGTGGTTTGGTTGTTCTTGTTGGTGGTGCATGTTTCTGCTAATATGGAAA GTGACGCCTTGCAAAGCCTTAAGACAAGCTTACAAGATCCGAACAACGAGCTCAGAACCTGGGACTCGACCCATGTCAACCCGTGCACTTGGTTCCACGTCACCTGCAACGATGACTCCATCGTGAACAGACT TGATCTAGGGAACTCTGCTTTGTCTGGTGAATTAGTCCCAGAGCTCGGCGTATTGAAGAATTTGAAGTACCT GGCGTTGTACAACAACAACATCAGCGGGGCAGTTCCAGATGAACTCGGAGACCTAACTAATTTGGAGAGTCTGGACCTGTACATGAACAGTTTTACCGGTCCCATTCCTGAAACGTTGGGGCAGCTTTCCAAGCTGCGTTTCCT CCGGCTAAACAAAAACAACTTCTCGGGCACCATCCCTATGTCATTGACCAACCTCTCGTCTCTGCAAGTGTT GGATTTATCAAACAACCAGCTTTCGGGTGTGGTTCCGGATAATGGCTCGTTTTCATTGTTCACGCCAATTAG TTTCGAAAATAACTTGAACCTGTGTGGCCCAGTCATTGGACAGCCATGCCCGGGATCGCCTCCGTTTTCTCCGCCCCCTCCGATTATTCCGCCATCCCGAG CGGATGAGGATCCCGAAGTACATCTCGGACAGCTCAAGAGATTCTCTCTTCGAGAGCTGCAAGCCGCAACTGACAATTTCAGCAAGGAAAATCTTTTGGGGACAGGCGGCTTCGCAAAGGTGTATAAAGGAAGTCTTCTCGATGGCTCGCTCGTTGCTGTTAAAAGACTCAATGATGCGAGGACTTCCGGCGGAGAGCTCCAGTTTCAGTCGGAGGTCAAGATGATAAGTTTGGCAATGCACCGGAATCTTCTTAGACTTTATGGCTTTTGTATGAGTCCGACAGAACGATTGCTCGTTTATCCGTATATGGAAAATGGGAGCGTTGCATCATGTTTACGAACAG ATTGTCAAGTTAATGAGCCACCGAGGCCGCCGCTCGATTGGCAGACTAGGAAGCACATCGCTCTCGGTTCCGCCCGAGGCCTGTCATATTTGCATGAAAACTGCGAGCAAAAGATCATTCATCGCGACGTCAAGGCTGCAAACATCTTGCTAGACATGGATTTAGAGGCTGTTGTCGGAGATTTTGGTATGGCTAAACTTATGAATTATAAGGATACCCACGTGATAACTTCTGTTTGTGGTACCATGGGACACATCGCTCCAGAGTATCTAGCCACCGGGAAATCATCTGAGAAAACTGATGTTTACGGATATGGAATTATGCTTCTTGAGCTGATAACCGGACAGAAAGCTTTCGATCTGGCTCGCTATGCCAAGGACGATGATGCTTTGTTGCTAGATTGG GTCAAGGGACTTCTAAAAGAGAAGAAGTTCAAAATGATAGTCGATccctga
- the LOC121792875 gene encoding somatic embryogenesis receptor kinase 1-like isoform X2, producing the protein MMKKLMERWSVVWLFLLVVHVSANMESDALQSLKTSLQDPNNELRTWDSTHVNPCTWFHVTCNDDSIVNRLDLGNSALSGELVPELGVLKNLKYLALYNNNISGAVPDELGDLTNLESLDLYMNSFTGPIPETLGQLSKLRFLRLNKNNFSGTIPMSLTNLSSLQVLDLSNNQLSGVVPDNGSFSLFTPISFENNLNLCGPVIGQPCPGSPPFSPPPPIIPPSRADEDPEVHLGQLKRFSLRELQAATDNFSKENLLGTGGFAKVYKGSLLDGSLVAVKRLNDARTSGGELQFQSEVKMISLAMHRNLLRLYGFCMSPTERLLVYPYMENGSVASCLRTDCQVNEPPRPPLDWQTRKHIALGSARGLSYLHENCEQKIIHRDVKAANILLDMDLEAVVGDFGMAKLMNYKDTHVITSVCGTMGHIAPEYLATGKSSEKTDVYGYGIMLLELITGQKAFDLARYAKDDDALLLDWVSNLFFFIYELQWIHRNVAFS; encoded by the exons ATGATGAAGAAGTTGATGGAGAGATGGAGTGTGGTTTGGTTGTTCTTGTTGGTGGTGCATGTTTCTGCTAATATGGAAA GTGACGCCTTGCAAAGCCTTAAGACAAGCTTACAAGATCCGAACAACGAGCTCAGAACCTGGGACTCGACCCATGTCAACCCGTGCACTTGGTTCCACGTCACCTGCAACGATGACTCCATCGTGAACAGACT TGATCTAGGGAACTCTGCTTTGTCTGGTGAATTAGTCCCAGAGCTCGGCGTATTGAAGAATTTGAAGTACCT GGCGTTGTACAACAACAACATCAGCGGGGCAGTTCCAGATGAACTCGGAGACCTAACTAATTTGGAGAGTCTGGACCTGTACATGAACAGTTTTACCGGTCCCATTCCTGAAACGTTGGGGCAGCTTTCCAAGCTGCGTTTCCT CCGGCTAAACAAAAACAACTTCTCGGGCACCATCCCTATGTCATTGACCAACCTCTCGTCTCTGCAAGTGTT GGATTTATCAAACAACCAGCTTTCGGGTGTGGTTCCGGATAATGGCTCGTTTTCATTGTTCACGCCAATTAG TTTCGAAAATAACTTGAACCTGTGTGGCCCAGTCATTGGACAGCCATGCCCGGGATCGCCTCCGTTTTCTCCGCCCCCTCCGATTATTCCGCCATCCCGAG CGGATGAGGATCCCGAAGTACATCTCGGACAGCTCAAGAGATTCTCTCTTCGAGAGCTGCAAGCCGCAACTGACAATTTCAGCAAGGAAAATCTTTTGGGGACAGGCGGCTTCGCAAAGGTGTATAAAGGAAGTCTTCTCGATGGCTCGCTCGTTGCTGTTAAAAGACTCAATGATGCGAGGACTTCCGGCGGAGAGCTCCAGTTTCAGTCGGAGGTCAAGATGATAAGTTTGGCAATGCACCGGAATCTTCTTAGACTTTATGGCTTTTGTATGAGTCCGACAGAACGATTGCTCGTTTATCCGTATATGGAAAATGGGAGCGTTGCATCATGTTTACGAACAG ATTGTCAAGTTAATGAGCCACCGAGGCCGCCGCTCGATTGGCAGACTAGGAAGCACATCGCTCTCGGTTCCGCCCGAGGCCTGTCATATTTGCATGAAAACTGCGAGCAAAAGATCATTCATCGCGACGTCAAGGCTGCAAACATCTTGCTAGACATGGATTTAGAGGCTGTTGTCGGAGATTTTGGTATGGCTAAACTTATGAATTATAAGGATACCCACGTGATAACTTCTGTTTGTGGTACCATGGGACACATCGCTCCAGAGTATCTAGCCACCGGGAAATCATCTGAGAAAACTGATGTTTACGGATATGGAATTATGCTTCTTGAGCTGATAACCGGACAGAAAGCTTTCGATCTGGCTCGCTATGCCAAGGACGATGATGCTTTGTTGCTAGATTGGGTAagtaatcttttttttttcatttacgAGTTACAATGGATACATAGAAATGTTGCATTTTCATAA
- the LOC121792875 gene encoding somatic embryogenesis receptor kinase 1-like isoform X1 — protein sequence MMKKLMERWSVVWLFLLVVHVSANMESLFSFFFIWCFLLGCLLYLVSTSCFVCIGDALQSLKTSLQDPNNELRTWDSTHVNPCTWFHVTCNDDSIVNRLDLGNSALSGELVPELGVLKNLKYLALYNNNISGAVPDELGDLTNLESLDLYMNSFTGPIPETLGQLSKLRFLRLNKNNFSGTIPMSLTNLSSLQVLDLSNNQLSGVVPDNGSFSLFTPISFENNLNLCGPVIGQPCPGSPPFSPPPPIIPPSRADEDPEVHLGQLKRFSLRELQAATDNFSKENLLGTGGFAKVYKGSLLDGSLVAVKRLNDARTSGGELQFQSEVKMISLAMHRNLLRLYGFCMSPTERLLVYPYMENGSVASCLRTDCQVNEPPRPPLDWQTRKHIALGSARGLSYLHENCEQKIIHRDVKAANILLDMDLEAVVGDFGMAKLMNYKDTHVITSVCGTMGHIAPEYLATGKSSEKTDVYGYGIMLLELITGQKAFDLARYAKDDDALLLDWVSNLFFFIYELQWIHRNVAFS from the exons ATGATGAAGAAGTTGATGGAGAGATGGAGTGTGGTTTGGTTGTTCTTGTTGGTGGTGCATGTTTCTGCTAATATGGAAAGtctgttttctttcttctttatttGGTGTTTTCTTTTGGGTTGTCTGTTATATCTTGTTTCTACTTCATGTTTTGTCTGCATAGGTGACGCCTTGCAAAGCCTTAAGACAAGCTTACAAGATCCGAACAACGAGCTCAGAACCTGGGACTCGACCCATGTCAACCCGTGCACTTGGTTCCACGTCACCTGCAACGATGACTCCATCGTGAACAGACT TGATCTAGGGAACTCTGCTTTGTCTGGTGAATTAGTCCCAGAGCTCGGCGTATTGAAGAATTTGAAGTACCT GGCGTTGTACAACAACAACATCAGCGGGGCAGTTCCAGATGAACTCGGAGACCTAACTAATTTGGAGAGTCTGGACCTGTACATGAACAGTTTTACCGGTCCCATTCCTGAAACGTTGGGGCAGCTTTCCAAGCTGCGTTTCCT CCGGCTAAACAAAAACAACTTCTCGGGCACCATCCCTATGTCATTGACCAACCTCTCGTCTCTGCAAGTGTT GGATTTATCAAACAACCAGCTTTCGGGTGTGGTTCCGGATAATGGCTCGTTTTCATTGTTCACGCCAATTAG TTTCGAAAATAACTTGAACCTGTGTGGCCCAGTCATTGGACAGCCATGCCCGGGATCGCCTCCGTTTTCTCCGCCCCCTCCGATTATTCCGCCATCCCGAG CGGATGAGGATCCCGAAGTACATCTCGGACAGCTCAAGAGATTCTCTCTTCGAGAGCTGCAAGCCGCAACTGACAATTTCAGCAAGGAAAATCTTTTGGGGACAGGCGGCTTCGCAAAGGTGTATAAAGGAAGTCTTCTCGATGGCTCGCTCGTTGCTGTTAAAAGACTCAATGATGCGAGGACTTCCGGCGGAGAGCTCCAGTTTCAGTCGGAGGTCAAGATGATAAGTTTGGCAATGCACCGGAATCTTCTTAGACTTTATGGCTTTTGTATGAGTCCGACAGAACGATTGCTCGTTTATCCGTATATGGAAAATGGGAGCGTTGCATCATGTTTACGAACAG ATTGTCAAGTTAATGAGCCACCGAGGCCGCCGCTCGATTGGCAGACTAGGAAGCACATCGCTCTCGGTTCCGCCCGAGGCCTGTCATATTTGCATGAAAACTGCGAGCAAAAGATCATTCATCGCGACGTCAAGGCTGCAAACATCTTGCTAGACATGGATTTAGAGGCTGTTGTCGGAGATTTTGGTATGGCTAAACTTATGAATTATAAGGATACCCACGTGATAACTTCTGTTTGTGGTACCATGGGACACATCGCTCCAGAGTATCTAGCCACCGGGAAATCATCTGAGAAAACTGATGTTTACGGATATGGAATTATGCTTCTTGAGCTGATAACCGGACAGAAAGCTTTCGATCTGGCTCGCTATGCCAAGGACGATGATGCTTTGTTGCTAGATTGGGTAagtaatcttttttttttcatttacgAGTTACAATGGATACATAGAAATGTTGCATTTTCATAA